Proteins encoded by one window of Branchiostoma floridae strain S238N-H82 chromosome 6, Bfl_VNyyK, whole genome shotgun sequence:
- the LOC118418198 gene encoding uncharacterized protein K02A2.6-like codes for MVSYGGKCPEIDWTSPALDEAWKRFKEHVELMFSGPLKDQDEEVKISYLKIWINPSGRDILNTFEYAEGDDKKKLKTYYDKFATYVKPKSNQVLARYRFHNRTQGPNEPVEQFIRALINLAKDCNFKDTNEMVLDRLVFGTNSNEVRKKLIGKGSELKLDEAIRVARTYESDQSTLKSIAQPVPSNDVHGVQAQHRTPYVPPRPFRKTRATGGGGRGKPRYTRPTNACGRCGKGHNTADKCPANGKECRKCGKKNHFAAVCRSKSVSEVRSPEEEFQDFHIEAVHKKKVEGDQAFVDLHIAGTSESLKCKLDTGAQVNVLPERDWIKLRSRNSSLEPTKTRLFGYGNTPLEVKGKCSLRCNYKGRSGTLDFFVVKANATPVLSLKACLSLKLIQLVLTVKRDSETAESIKQEYSDVFQGIGRLPSEYRIKVDPNVEPVVHAPRKFPVSLREPLKKELDRMESLGVIQKVDEPTEWVNSLVVVEKPKSGKLRICLDPRDLNKAIKREHYQLPTLEDISTRLAGSKYFAVVDARSGYWQICLDEESSKLTTFNTAFGQYCFTRLPFGVHSAQEVFQKKMDSIFGGLEGVEVIVDDVLVHASGTCYSEQENAT; via the coding sequence TAAACCCGTCTGGTAGAGACATATTGAACACGTTTGAGTATGCAGAAGGCGACGACAAGAAAAAACTGAAAACGTACTACGACAAATTTGCAACGTATGTCAAGCCAAAATCAAACCAGGTGCTGGCGAGATACAGATTCCACAACCGAACCCAAGGCCCGAATGAGCCAGTGGAACAGTTTATTAGAGCATTAATCAATCTAGCGAAAGATTGTAATTTCAAGGATACCAACGAAATGGTATTAGACCGGTTAGTGTTCGGGACCAACTCAAACGAAGTTAGGAAGAAACTGATCGGCAAGGGGTCTGAACTGAAGTTGGATGAGGCCATACGGGTAGCCAGGACCTATGAGTCCGACCAATCAACTTTGAAATCGATCGCCCAACCAGTTCCCAGCAACGATGTGCATGGAGTGCAGGCCCAACACAGGACACCCTACGTCCCGCCCAGACCTTTCAGAAAAACTAGAGCAACGGGGGGTGGCGGGAGAGGAAAGCCCAGGTACACGAGGCCAACCAACGCATGTGGAAGATGTGGCAAAGGCCACAACACAGCAGACAAGTGTCCTGCAAACGGAAAAGAATGCAGAAAGTGCGGAAAAAAGAACCACTTTGCTGCAGTGTGCCGATCGAAGAGTGTGAGCGAAGTCAGGTCTCCAGAGGAAGAATTCCAAGACTTCCACATAGAGGCGGTACACAAGAAGAAAGTTGAGGGAGACCAGGCTTTCGTCGACCTACACATCGCCGGAACCAGCGAAAGCCTCAAGTGCAAGTTGGATACGGGAGCGCAGGTAAATGTGCTACCCGAAAGGGACTGGATCAAGCTGAGGAGCAGAAACTCCAGTCTTGAACCGACAAAAACTCGTTTGTTTGGCTACGGAAACACTCCTTTAGAAGTAAAGGGAAAGTGCAGCCTACGATGCAACTACAAGGGAAGATCCGGAACGCTGGATTTCTTTGTGGTAAAAGCCAATGCAACTCCGGTCCTGAGTTTAAAGGCATGTCTGTCCCTAAAACTGATCCAGCTGGTACTCACCGTCAAGCGAGACAGCGAGACAGCGGAAAGCATCAAGCAAGAGTACAGCGACGTGTTCCAGGGGATAGGACGACTCCCTAGCGAATACAGAATCAAAGTGGACCCAAACGTAGAACCGGTAGTCCACGCACCGAGAAAGTTCCCAGTATCACTGAGGGAGCCTTTGAAGAAAGAACTTGATCGTATGGAATCTCTAGGGGTCATACAGAAGGTAGATGAACCCACCGAATGGGTAAACTCACTAGTTGTAGTAGAGAAGCCCAAGTCAGGGAAGTTGAGGATATGTCTAGATCCGCGGGATCTAAACAAGGCTATAAAGCGCGAGCATTACCAGCTTCCAACGCTGGAGGACATCTCCACGCGTCTCGCAGGGTCGAAGTACTTTGCCGTGGTAGATGCGAGATCTGGATATTGGCAGATCTGTTTGGACGAAGAGAGTTCCAAGCTGACCACTTTCAACACGGCATTCGGACAGTACTGCTTCACACGTCTTCCTTTTGGCGTCCATTCGGCGCAGGAAGTTTTCCAGAAGAAGATGGACAGCATCTTCGGAGGTCTCGAGGGTGTTGAGGTAATCGTGGATGACGTACTGGTCCACGCTTCCGGAACATGCTACAGCGAGCAAGAGAATGCAACGTAA